In Salinibaculum sp. SYNS191, the genomic window ATGCCGGTGTCATCGAGGCCGCCCGCGACCTCTACTGCGCGGGGACCAACGCCTACCTCGGACGTGGCGTCTTCGACGCACCGACGCTCGCGGCGGCCGTCGAGCGCGTGCAGTCACTGTAGATTACTCGGCGTCGTCGTGCTCGCGGTGGGTACCCGGTAACTCTTCTTCGGCGGCGTCGACCACGGCCACCTGTACCTGCTTGACGCCGCTGAGCGCGCGCAAGCGGTTCGACAGGTCGCTGATTTCCTCGCCGGTGCCGTCGACGGCCAGCGTCTCCATGCAGAGGTCGTGTGTCAGGTGGACGTGCTGGACGGCGATGATGGTGTCCGCGAACTCGTGCTGGAGGGCGGTGATGGTCTCGGTCACGTCGCCGTCGTGGTGGTCGTACTGGACGACGATAGAGCCGCGCTGGGTCCCCGTCATCGACGTCTCGGTGCGGTACTCGGTGACAAGTTCCCTGAGCGCGTCCCGCATCGCTTCCGACCGGCTGTCGTAGTCCCACCCCGCGACCACGTCGTCGAGGTCGGACAGTAGCGACGACGGAATCGTCATGCTGACACGCGAGAGGTCGTCGGCCATACCTGCCCTTGCAGGGGCGGTGTCAAGTAATGCCCGCCGAGGTAGTATTACTATTTGGCGCTAAAGTAATACTGAAGTGGACCGTCCAAGTAGGCCCGATATGCACATCCCTGACGGTTTCCTCGACCTCCCGGTGCTGGCGGCGTGCTGGGTGCTCGCTGCCGGCGCCTTCGCCATCGCGAGCCGTCGGGCGTCGGACCGCCTCGGTGGCGACCGCACGGCGCTGGTCGGCGTCGCCGCGGCAGGAATCTTCGCGGCCCAGTTGCTGAACTGGCCGATTCCGGGCGGGACGAGCGCCCACTTCGTCGGCGGCGCGTTCGCCGGCATCCTGCTCGGGCCCTGGCTGGGCGTCATGGCGATGACCGCCGTCGTCACCATCCAGGCGCTGGTCTTCGGCGATGGCGGCCTGCTCGCACTCGGCGCGAACCTCGCTGCGATGGCCGTCCTCGACGTCCTCGTCGGCTACGCGCTCTTCCGACTGCTCCGGAGCTACCACGAGACGGCGGCGGCCTTCGTCGCCGGGTGGGGCGCGATTACCGTCTCGGCGGCCTTCGTCGGCGTCGCCGCCGGCTTCTCCTCTGCCTTCGCCTGGGACCTGGCCACGACGGTCACGGTGATGACTGGCGGCCACGCCGTGCTCGGCCTCGTGGAGGGGGCCATCACCGCCACCGTCTACGCCGCACTCGTCGACGCCCGGCCCGACCTCGTGCCCGGCCGCGAGGCCGTCGCGGAGGTGAGCGCGTGAGCGCCGTCGTCGAGAAGCCGTGGGTCCGCCGCGGCCTCGCGGTCGTTCTCGTGCTGGCGCTGCTCGCCCCCGTCTTCGCGTGGGCGTCGGGCGCGGTCGGCTACAGCGAACCGCTGGAGAACGCTGCCGAGCAGACCGGCGCGGCTGACGAGGCCGAACCGTCGCCCAGCCTGTTCTCGGGCTACGGGATTCCAGGGCTGGGCAGCGGTCTGGGCACGCTCGCCGCCGCCGTCGTCGGCAGCGCGCTCACCCTTCTGGCCGCCCTGGCCTACGCCCGGCTACTCGAATGATACTCCACGTCGCCGCCACCGTCACGGAACTGCTGCGCTCGTTTTTCGTCACCGAGGAGACGGCCGCCCGCGACGGTCTGCTCCAGACCCTCCAGCCCCGCGCGACGCTCGTTGGCGTCGCCGTCCTGCTGGTCGGCGTCGTCGTCTCGCGGGACCCGCTGGCGGTGCTCGCGCTCGCGGCGGTACCGCCCGCGCTGGCCGTCGCCTCGTCGGTCCGGCTCCGGCGGCTGTTCGCCCGCACTGCGCTCGTGCCCGTCTTCTCGCTCGTCGTCGTCGCGCCGCAGGCGGTGCTCGTCCCGGGCGACCCGCTGTTTGCCGTGGCCGGGTTCACCGTCACCGTCCCCGGGGTCGTCGAGGTGGCGACGTTCGCCGTCCGCGTGTGGACCGGCGTCGCCCTGCTCGCGCTGGTGGTGCTGACGACGCCGTTCTCCGAGGTTGTCGCGGCGCTGCGGCGACTCCGCGTGCCGACGGCGCTGGTCTGGCTGCTCGCCGTCTCCTATCGCTACCTGTTCCTGTTTTTCACCGAACTCCAGCGGTTGCTCCGCGCTCGCGAGAGCCGGACGATAGCACGCCGTGGCCTCCGCGCCAGGTGGCGCGACCTCGCTCAGCTCTCGGGGACCTTTCTCATCCGGACGCTCGAACGCGGCGAGCGCGTCCACCGCGGCATGCGCGCCCGAGGCGGTGCCTCCCCGCCCTCGCCGTACGACCGCGGCGGGGACCCCGGACTCGCGGACGCCCTCTTCGTCGCCGGGGCCGTGGCAGTCGCCGTCGCCGCGGGGGTGGTCCGGTGGCTCCCGTGATCGACGCCCGCGGCGTCTCCTACGTCTACCCCGACGGCACGACGGGTCTCGCCGGCGTCGACCTGACCGTCCACCGCGGCGAGCGTCTGGCCGTGCTCGGGGCCAACGGCTCGGGCAAGAGCACGCTCCAGGTCGTCCTCGGCGGGCTGGAGTCGCCGGCCGAGGGGTCGGTCACCTTCTTCGACGGCGTGACCGACGCCGAGGCGGTCCGGGACCGCCTGGCGGTGCTGTTGCAGGACCCCGACGACTACCTGTTCAACGCCACCGTCCGCGAAGACATCGAGTACGGGCCGGCGCAACTGGACGTCCCCCGCGAGACTGCACAGGCCCGTATCGACAGACTCGACGACGCGCTCGATTTGGGTGGTCTGCTGGACCGGCCACCGTTCCGACTCTCAGCCGGCGAGAAGGCCCGCGCCGCGCTCGCGGCCGCGCTGGCGACCGACCCCGACGTGTTGCTCGTCGACGAACCGACCAGCGACCTCGACGGCCCCAGCCGCGAGCGGGTCCGCTCGCTGCTCGACCGGCTGACCGACGACGGGCTGACGCTGGTCTCCTTCACCCCCCGGACGACCCTCGTCCCTCACCTCGCGGACCGTTCGGTCGTCCTCGCGCAGGACGGCACCGTCGCCGGCCGCGGACCGGTCGAAGACGTGCTGACCGACGCCGACCTGCTCGAAGCCAGCGGGCTCCAGCCCCCGCCGACGGTCCGGCTGTTCGACGGCGTCGTCGCCGACCCGCCGCTGACCGTCGAGGAGGGTCGGGACCTGCTCTCGGAGCGGCTCAGATAGTGATGGGCGGAATTGCCGAAGTTCCTTCGTAGGAAGTGTTCGCGGAGCGTTTGATTGTGGACGGCAACGGGCCGCCA contains:
- the nikR gene encoding nickel-responsive transcriptional regulator NikR, with translation MADDLSRVSMTIPSSLLSDLDDVVAGWDYDSRSEAMRDALRELVTEYRTETSMTGTQRGSIVVQYDHHDGDVTETITALQHEFADTIIAVQHVHLTHDLCMETLAVDGTGEEISDLSNRLRALSGVKQVQVAVVDAAEEELPGTHREHDDAE
- a CDS encoding energy-coupling factor ABC transporter permease, producing MHIPDGFLDLPVLAACWVLAAGAFAIASRRASDRLGGDRTALVGVAAAGIFAAQLLNWPIPGGTSAHFVGGAFAGILLGPWLGVMAMTAVVTIQALVFGDGGLLALGANLAAMAVLDVLVGYALFRLLRSYHETAAAFVAGWGAITVSAAFVGVAAGFSSAFAWDLATTVTVMTGGHAVLGLVEGAITATVYAALVDARPDLVPGREAVAEVSA
- a CDS encoding metal transporter: MSAVVEKPWVRRGLAVVLVLALLAPVFAWASGAVGYSEPLENAAEQTGAADEAEPSPSLFSGYGIPGLGSGLGTLAAAVVGSALTLLAALAYARLLE
- the cbiQ gene encoding cobalt ECF transporter T component CbiQ; translation: MILHVAATVTELLRSFFVTEETAARDGLLQTLQPRATLVGVAVLLVGVVVSRDPLAVLALAAVPPALAVASSVRLRRLFARTALVPVFSLVVVAPQAVLVPGDPLFAVAGFTVTVPGVVEVATFAVRVWTGVALLALVVLTTPFSEVVAALRRLRVPTALVWLLAVSYRYLFLFFTELQRLLRARESRTIARRGLRARWRDLAQLSGTFLIRTLERGERVHRGMRARGGASPPSPYDRGGDPGLADALFVAGAVAVAVAAGVVRWLP
- a CDS encoding energy-coupling factor ABC transporter ATP-binding protein; this translates as MAPVIDARGVSYVYPDGTTGLAGVDLTVHRGERLAVLGANGSGKSTLQVVLGGLESPAEGSVTFFDGVTDAEAVRDRLAVLLQDPDDYLFNATVREDIEYGPAQLDVPRETAQARIDRLDDALDLGGLLDRPPFRLSAGEKARAALAAALATDPDVLLVDEPTSDLDGPSRERVRSLLDRLTDDGLTLVSFTPRTTLVPHLADRSVVLAQDGTVAGRGPVEDVLTDADLLEASGLQPPPTVRLFDGVVADPPLTVEEGRDLLSERLR